A region of Sphingobium baderi DNA encodes the following proteins:
- a CDS encoding TraU family protein, with product MSRIASTLRATAAALALALLAPAAPAHASKCEAGTVFNPITKVRWNCIFPITIGGVRVGSYDKLDKELDAQSASKPLCACRKGATFWFGVKVSFWSPNRMVDVVTEPGCMMALGVDLMPTGGKLQGSQSSISDGTNTTKLFAQAHYYISPVWKMLDMFTDLPCIEDDGFDVAMITEVLPTWQSGTLGAIIQPEGILFGNPAAGLACMADSAAAAAGKTIDPLFWCMGSWGATYPVAGDIHMGDRVEAWAGLAARSTFIMGRLGALTIHSADGCSFKPQPIWTKSRYKMQIMEPVKGGKCVNIGRPGALWTSGKHAPGKDNAQFMLFEKAICCAGISTP from the coding sequence ATGAGCCGCATCGCATCCACCCTCCGCGCCACCGCAGCCGCCCTCGCATTGGCGCTGCTCGCGCCCGCCGCGCCTGCGCACGCTTCGAAATGCGAGGCGGGCACCGTCTTCAATCCGATCACGAAGGTCCGCTGGAACTGCATCTTCCCGATCACCATCGGCGGGGTTCGGGTCGGCTCCTACGACAAGCTCGACAAGGAACTCGACGCGCAGTCGGCGTCCAAACCCCTGTGCGCGTGCCGCAAGGGCGCGACCTTCTGGTTCGGGGTCAAGGTCAGCTTCTGGTCGCCCAACCGCATGGTCGACGTCGTGACCGAGCCGGGCTGCATGATGGCGCTCGGCGTCGATCTCATGCCGACGGGCGGCAAGCTGCAGGGCAGCCAGTCGTCGATCTCAGATGGCACCAACACCACCAAGCTGTTCGCCCAAGCACACTATTATATCTCGCCGGTCTGGAAGATGCTCGACATGTTCACCGACCTGCCCTGTATCGAGGATGACGGCTTCGACGTCGCGATGATCACCGAGGTCCTGCCCACCTGGCAGTCGGGAACGCTCGGCGCGATCATCCAGCCTGAAGGCATATTGTTCGGCAATCCCGCCGCCGGGCTTGCCTGCATGGCCGACAGTGCCGCGGCCGCCGCGGGCAAGACGATTGACCCTTTATTCTGGTGCATGGGGTCCTGGGGCGCGACCTATCCGGTGGCCGGGGACATCCACATGGGCGACCGGGTCGAAGCCTGGGCCGGGCTCGCCGCACGCTCGACCTTCATAATGGGGCGTTTGGGCGCCCTCACGATCCACTCGGCGGACGGCTGCTCGTTCAAGCCGCAGCCGATCTGGACCAAGAGCCGCTACAAGATGCAGATCATGGAGCCCGTCAAGGGCGGGAAATGCGTCAATATCGGCCGCCCCGGCGCGCTCTGGACTTCCGGCAAGCACGCGCCCGGAAAGGACAACGCCCAATTCATGTTGTTCGAAAAGGCGATTTGCTGCGCGGGGATTTCCACGCCGTGA